One part of the Sphingobium yanoikuyae genome encodes these proteins:
- a CDS encoding class I mannose-6-phosphate isomerase: MLQPKFHDRGGAGGDVRFRLGYAELLTPHYVSKPWGRRPLSDDPSGGQLIGEIVYRVPDVGLTIKWLQTSKPLSVQVHPQGAGRKDEWWYVVETQAEAYIDLGLKEPLARTKIAEAARNGSLPSLLNRITPVVGCSYFIRAGTIHALGPGLTVLEVQGMSDVTYRLFDYGRDRALHLAEALFEARTETGSVEVMPDGLASFTITRFDVEIDSRVTVISDRACLAIVSGEGIVDNQAFAADQCWFAHGPMSLHAKKQTCIILVEPRNASQTRLNLAGASKLTRPSRFA; encoded by the coding sequence ATGTTGCAGCCGAAGTTCCATGATCGCGGCGGAGCCGGAGGAGACGTCCGGTTCAGGCTCGGCTATGCCGAACTGCTCACGCCCCACTATGTTTCAAAACCTTGGGGTCGGAGACCTCTCTCGGATGACCCATCGGGTGGGCAACTGATCGGAGAAATAGTCTATCGGGTGCCCGACGTCGGTCTGACGATCAAATGGCTGCAAACGAGCAAGCCCTTATCCGTGCAAGTACATCCGCAAGGCGCAGGACGGAAAGATGAGTGGTGGTACGTGGTTGAGACCCAAGCTGAGGCTTACATCGATCTTGGGCTAAAGGAACCCTTAGCGCGGACGAAAATCGCCGAGGCAGCTCGAAACGGCAGCCTACCCTCATTGCTCAATCGTATCACTCCGGTCGTGGGTTGTTCCTATTTTATTAGGGCTGGCACAATCCACGCCCTCGGGCCTGGGCTGACCGTGCTGGAAGTTCAGGGAATGAGCGACGTCACCTATCGCCTGTTCGATTACGGGCGGGATCGTGCGCTTCATCTTGCAGAGGCGCTCTTCGAGGCGAGAACGGAGACCGGATCGGTTGAGGTCATGCCCGATGGCCTTGCTTCGTTTACGATCACTCGCTTCGATGTGGAGATCGATAGCCGTGTTACGGTCATCTCTGATCGGGCATGTCTGGCGATCGTGTCAGGCGAAGGGATTGTGGACAATCAAGCGTTTGCCGCGGACCAATGCTGGTTCGCGCATGGCCCCATGTCACTGCATGCAAAAAAGCAGACGTGCATTATACTCGTCGAACCGCGAAATGCGTCTCAAACGAGATTAAACTTGGCGGGGGCAAGCAAACTGACTCGTCCCAGCAGGTTCGCCTGA
- a CDS encoding mannose-1-phosphate guanylyltransferase/mannose-6-phosphate isomerase, producing MNDIVPVILSGGSGTRLWPLSTHHSPKQFIPLLGSQSLLQQTILRARQTGIAKAPILVTNIAHVAQLECQLKEVACVPFRLILEPEGRNTAPAIAMASLEAPTPKSLLLVLPSDHIIKDVAAFGAAIQQAVPLAEQGWMVTFGIQPDYPETGYRYIRSGVEISHGVHDVEAFVEKPGATSAAAMIADGGHFWNAGIFLFRADIMVEAIRAHAPDVLAAAEQALALAHRSNFTVAPDPAAFGDAPATSIDYAVMEKATKVAVVPVSIGWSDLGSWDMLHAVGERDAAENMVDGNVTVIEGRNCLLKTTGPLIATIGVSDLIVVVTPDAVLIAPRGRSQDVRRLAEKVGNPSAPVESNR from the coding sequence ATGAACGACATCGTTCCTGTTATCCTCTCGGGCGGCTCCGGGACGCGCCTCTGGCCCTTGTCGACACACCATAGTCCAAAACAGTTCATTCCTCTGCTGGGAAGCCAGAGCCTGCTGCAGCAGACCATCCTTCGCGCACGGCAAACAGGTATCGCGAAGGCGCCAATCCTGGTGACGAATATCGCCCACGTCGCTCAGCTTGAATGCCAACTGAAGGAAGTAGCTTGTGTGCCTTTCCGGCTCATACTGGAGCCCGAAGGACGCAACACGGCTCCGGCTATCGCCATGGCCTCCCTTGAGGCGCCGACCCCGAAAAGTTTACTCCTCGTCTTGCCGAGTGACCATATCATCAAAGATGTCGCTGCTTTTGGGGCAGCGATACAGCAAGCCGTGCCGCTGGCCGAGCAAGGGTGGATGGTCACATTCGGTATTCAGCCAGACTATCCCGAGACGGGATATCGCTACATCCGCAGCGGAGTAGAGATTTCGCACGGCGTGCATGATGTCGAGGCATTCGTCGAGAAACCGGGCGCGACAAGTGCTGCGGCGATGATCGCCGACGGTGGGCATTTCTGGAATGCCGGGATTTTCCTCTTTCGGGCTGACATCATGGTCGAAGCGATAAGAGCGCACGCTCCAGATGTTCTGGCGGCGGCTGAACAGGCTCTCGCATTGGCGCACCGCAGCAATTTCACTGTAGCACCTGATCCGGCCGCCTTTGGAGACGCACCTGCGACCTCGATCGATTATGCGGTGATGGAGAAAGCAACCAAGGTCGCGGTTGTTCCAGTTAGCATTGGTTGGTCGGACCTCGGTAGCTGGGACATGCTTCACGCTGTCGGTGAGCGCGATGCCGCTGAGAATATGGTCGACGGCAATGTAACGGTGATCGAAGGTCGCAATTGCCTGTTGAAGACTACAGGCCCTCTTATCGCAACGATTGGGGTGTCCGACCTAATCGTCGTCGTTACCCCAGATGCAGTGCTTATCGCCCCACGTGGCCGATCGCAGGATGTTCGCCGGCTAGCCGAAAAGGTTGGAAATCCTTCGGCGCCTGTGGAGTCCAACCGGTAG